Part of the Vicinamibacterales bacterium genome is shown below.
GCGCTCCGGCGACGAGGAGGAGATCGCTGCCCGCGGCGTCGGTCAGCCGCTGCAGCCAGCGCTCGAGGCGCGCCGTGTCGCCGCCGTCAGCGGCGCCGCCCGAGGCGGTGGCATGGAGATCGGAGATCAGCTGCTCGAAGTCGTCGGTCTCGTGCGCCATGGCCCATCCTACCGCCAACCTTTTTCCGGGCCAGGTCCAAGCATCTGTATATGTAGGACTCCACTAGGTAGGGCCGCTACCACTACCGGATCACCGATCCCGGGCGGCGGGTGCTGGCGGAACGCGGCCGACTGGAGCCGTTTCGTCGCGGCGCTCGGCCAGGCCGCGGGCGTCCGCTTCGCCTAGTCGCTGCCGCGCTCGCCTGCCTCGACCCGGCGCTGCGGGCCGCGCGCGTCGCTCCCGTCGAAGGCCTGCGCGGCGAGTGAACCCGCGGCGCTGCCCAGCATGCCGACGAAGACGTCGGTCGCGGACGGGTCGCGCATCACGAAAAAGAGCTGCGAGGTTTCCGCCACGGCCGAGAAACCCAGCGCTGCGAGTCCCGCCACCATCAGCCGCGCCCCACCGCGGCGCCTGGCAGCGAACGACCAGCCAAACGGTAACCACAGCGCAAAGTTGGCTGCGACGTCGCTGGGCTTGTCCTCACGCCCGTGGAACGGTATCCACGTCACGCGGCTCCACTGCGGTGTGCGCGTCACGCCGTACCACGGCCCGCTGACCACGAACACCACAAGCACCCACCACTTCCACAGCTTCATCGAATCGATCTTGTACTTTCGGTAGGGTTCTGGTACGGTGCGCGTCGATGAAGCTCGCGCTCGCGTGTGCGGCCTGTATCCTGCTCTTCGCCCTCTTCGGCGACGATCACGGATTGCCGGCGGTGCTGCAGACGCGGCACGACGCGCAACGCCTGCACAGGGAGATCTCGCGGCTCCGCCACGAGAATACTGCCTTGCGGCGCGAAGCCCAGGCTCTGCGAGTCGATCCCGCGGCGATCGAGTTCGAAGCCCGCGCCGCGCTCGGGCTCGTCCGCCCCGGCGAAGTCGTCGTCACGCGTCAACGGGCGTCGACGGTCAGGTGATCGATCACCTGGCTCACGCCGGCCGTTTCCCGCGCCAGTTGTAGCGCGCGGTCCCGCTCCGCTCCCGTCCCGACGTGCCCCGACACCGTCACGACGTGACTGGTGGTGGAAACGTCTATCGTGCGAGAGCGCACGGTGTCATCGAGCGCCATCTTCGACTTGATCTTGGCGGTCAGCGCGCCATCGCCGAGGAGGGCACCCGCCTTGGTGGCCGCCGCCGCCGTTTTTTCTCCAACGGCCGCGCCGGCTTCACGCGCGCGCTCGATGTCCACCTGTCCGGCCGTTCCGACCGACGGTGTGGATTTGCCCTGGTGCAGAAGCTGGTTGTTGCCCCAGTAGCCGAGAAAGAACGCCGCCGCGGCGACCAAGACCACCAGCACGACGATGAGCCTCAATAGAGCCCGGAACATGCAGCCTCCTTGCGTCCAATGCGGAGGTGCACCTTCCATGCCCGGGCCGTGTTGTGTGAAGATCGCGTGAATGCAGGATCAAGAGCCGGCCAAAGATCCGATCGCTCAATATGTTGCGGCCGCCGCGCGCGCCAGGCTCGCCGGCGTCGACACGGCTCCCCTTGCGCTGGCGACCGCGGATGAGAACGGCCGTCCGTCAGTACGTATCGTTCTGCTCAGGGGCGCCGACGAACGCGGATTCGTGTTCTACACCAATTATGGCAGCCGCAAGGCTCGGGAACTCACCGCGAACCCGCACGCCTCCCTCTGCCAGCACTGGCCGACGCTCGAGGAACAAATCAGGATCGAAGGGACGGTGGAGCTGGCGGGCGCAGCCGAGTCGGATCGCTACTTCGCCGGTCGCCCGCGCGACAGTCAAGTCGGCGCGTGGGCCTCGGACCAGAGCGCAAAACTGTCGTCGCGCACCGCACTCGAAGACCGTCTGAAGGAATGCGAGGCGCGCTTCGCGGGCCGCCCCGTCCCGCGGCCGCCGTTCTGGGGCGGGTTCCGGCTCGTGCCCGATCGCGTCGAATTCTGGCACGGACGCCCGGGCCGTCTCCACGAACGGCTGCTGTACACGCGCACGCCGTCAGGGTGGACGACGGACTATCTCTATCCCTGAACGGGCAGGTCGCCGCGGCGACGCGGCTGTCTGCTAGTCGCCGCTGCCGCGAAACTGGTCGTCTTCGTCGGCGAAGAGGACGTTGAAGCTGGTCAGCGACCCGTAACATCCGGTGATGTACCCCTGCAGCTTCACCTTGACGTCTTCGGCGACGTCCAGCGCGTTGATCTGCTGCTCGAGGGTGCGCAGGCGGTTGCGCAGCATCACGACCTTGTGGAAGAACGTCTCGATCGGCCAGCTCTTTTCCTGCAGACCCGCCGAGCCCGGGCGCAGCACGAACTGACCGTTGCGCCAGCGATCGGCCGGCGTAACCGGCGTCAGGCCGGTCTCCTCGCGGATGATGCGCCGCAGCAGCAGCTCGACGTCGGGTGAATCGAGGGTCATCGGTGGGGCTGTCCTTTCGCGATCGCTGACCGGCGGAAACGCGGCGCGCTCGGGCCGCGGTCTGGCGGCCGCGTCGCTGCCGCGGCCCTCGCGGTCCGCTGCCGGAGATGCCTGCGCAGACGAGGGGCCGCGATAATTGTGCTCGCTTCCGCAATAGCCGCACGAGACGCGGAGCGCGCCGCCGCCCTGGTCGGATACGACGACCGTGTGCATGCGATCGATCTTGCACGCGCGGCAGAAATCCTCAATCGAGTCTCCGGCGCGGTACTGACGATCCGCCATGGCGGCATCATACCCGCTCGCGGCGCGGCAGCGCCCGAGGCGGGGCCTTGGCCGCCTCCGCTACACCCGGTGTCGCGCCGCTTCCCGATCCTACTTCCGTTTACGGCCGACGCCGATCAGGGTCAGGCCCTGGCCAAGCCGCATCGCTTCGACCGCCTTGGCGAGCGGAAGCAACAGCTCGAACAGCCGCATCTGACGCGTGTGCAGCTCGCGGCGTCCGAGCCGGTTGTTCAGCCACCAGCCGATCGCGGCCAGCCGGCTGAACTCCTGCATCGCGACGACCTCGAAGCCGGCCGCCTGCATCTTGCTGTGCAGATCGATCGGCGCATAGCGGCGCTCGTGGCCGAGCGCTTCATCGCAGGGGCCGTACAGGGAGGCATGCGCGGGCACGATGACGATCGCGTGGCCGCCCGGCTCGAGCAGATCGTAGTAGGCGCGCAGCACCGCTTCGTCGGCCTTGATGTGCTCGAGGACGTTGAGGCACACGACGGTGTCGACCGCTTCCGGCTTCAGCTGCGCGTAGGCGGCGGCGTCGGCGAGATCGAACCGGAGGATGCTGACGTTTTCGAGATGCCCCAGGCGCCAGTCGAGCATCTCGGCGTACAGCGGATCGTTGTCAACGCAGAGCAGACGCTGGCGGTCGAGCAGCAGCTCGGTGAAATTGCCGATGCCGCATCCCGCTTCGACCACGCGCTGGCCCAGAAACGGGCGGAACTGCTCGAGGATCCACCGGTTCAACCGGCGCGCGCGCCGCATGCTCTGCAGGACGTAATACCCGTCGTGGGTGGTGAACCGATCGTCGAGGAACCGGTACTTGAGCAGCGTCCAGACGGCCGAGACCGCGTCCTTCCAGCCGATGTTCTTCCCCTCGGCGACCGTGCGGCCGTGGTAGCTGATCGGCACCTCGTACAACCGGATGTTCCACTGCGCCAGGCGCGTCGTCAGCTCCGGCTCGATGCCGAAACGCTGACTGTGGAGCGGCGTCTGCTTCAGGATGTCGGCACGGACCGCCTTGTAGCAGGTCTCCATGTCGGTGAGGTTGATGTCGTTGAGGATGTTGGTGAGACCGGTGAGGAACTTGTTGGCGACGCCGTGCCAGTACAGCAGCACCTTACGCTGGCTGGCCGAGGCGAACCGCGACCCGAACACCGCGTCGGCCTTGCCCTGCAAGATCGGCGCGAGCAGCGCCGGATAGTCGCCGGGGTCGTATTCGAGATCGGCGTCCTGGATCAGCCCGATGTCGCCGTGCATGTGGCCGATTGCGGCGATGATCGCCGCCCCCTTGCCCATGTTGCGCGGCTGGCGGAAGACGCGGATGCGCGGGTCTGTCGCGGCGAGCGTCTCGAGAATCTCCGCCGAGCCGTCCCGACTGCCGTCGTCGACGCAAACCAGTTCCATCGGCAGGCCGATCGGGCTGGCGAGCACACGTCCCACGATCGTCCGCAGGGTGCGGGATTCGTTGTAGACGGGCATGAGAACGCTGAGCAGCGGCTGGGAGGGGATCGGCGACTCTGGCATCTTCAAACGAAAACGCGTCAGGGTATCACGAGGGGCACGCCTCCCTCCCGTCAGGGAAGGCGGTCCCCGCCGGGGGCGTCGGCGGCGCGCCGCAGCTCACCGGCGTCGAGCCAGACGAGATCGCAGGCCGGGCAGGTATCGATGACGATGTTCCCGGGACCGTAATACCAATCGGTGATCATGGCGGCTGCGCAGTTCGGGCAGACGACCCGTCGATCGAGCTGCCGGGGGTCGGCGGGATCCGGCGTGACGCTCGGAGTCGTCGCCGCCCGCCGGCGCGCCGTCAGGGTGACGGCGAATCCCCGCCGCGCCATCAGCGTGCCCTTGCAGCGTTCGCAGATCTCGATCGGCTCGCGCTCGTCGAGCAGCGCGCGCTGGAGCGGCACGGCGCACAACGGGCACACATGCCCGGGTCCACCGGTGACGCGCACGCCGTCCGACGCCGGATCCGGACAGACGACGCTGCCGCAGTGCGTGCAGGACCAGCACGGATGGGCGGAATCGAGCGTCATCGGCGCGCCGCAGTTGGGACAATTCACAAGTTGAAATCCTGACACAAGCGCGCGCGCGTTGTTCGCGCACGTGGTTCGACGCGTGCGATCGTCCGGCGAACGCCGTAAGCGTCTGTGCAGCGTCGTTTGCCGCGATCGCCGCGGCTGACGCGGGCACACGGCGCGCCCCCGCGCGTGAGCGCCCTGGCGCCGCGCCGTGTAACTTCGGCTTATAGCTGAGTTGCGAAGCTGGCTCCGCCGTGACACCCCTCCGGCCCGTCGTCGAAAAAGCCCTGCAAACGCGCGTCGAGCGGCGGGTGGCGAGTTGATTGCGGAGCGCGGGGCACACCCTGCGGCCATGGGCCGCTCGCTCCCGAGTCTCCAGCATGGCGGTGTGTCCGCCGCGTGTAGTCGTCGTGTGCGAGCTCGCTGTGAGACATCCCGCCCGGGGTGTCCGAGAAGGAGGCAGCAGCATGCGAAGCCGCTCGATCTCGATGTTTCTGGGCCTGGCGGGCACGAGCCTGCTGTTACTGCAGGTTCACGCCGCGACGCAGACGGCGGTGGTGCCTCAGGATCCCGGTCCACGGCCCGGCGCCGCCGGGGCCGGTAACCCGCTTCCCGGGTTGACCGCGCAGCAACTCGCGTTCTTCGAAGCCGGCCGCGCCGAGTTCAACGAATCCGAAGAAATCGCCGACGGACTTGGACCTCGCCTGAACCTTGACAGTTGCGTCGGCTGTCATTCGCAGCCGGCGAGCGGCGGTTCCAGTCCGCCCGTGAACCCGCAAGTGGCTTTTGCCACCGCCGGCGGCGTCGACATCCTGCCGCCGTTCCTGACCTCGCACGGCCCGGTCCGTGAAGCGCGATTCGTCAGGAATGCGGATGGCTCCGCCGATGGCGGCGTGCACGCGCTCTTCACGATCAGCGGCCGTGCGGGCGCGAACGGCTGCTCGATGACGCAGCCGGATTTCGCCGGCGCGTCCGCCAACAACAACGTCGTGTTCCGGATTCCGACGCCGGTCTTCGGCGCCGGGCTCATTGAGATGATTCCCGACTCGGCGATCGTCGCGGGGGCACAGGTGACGGCGTCGGCGCGCGCCGCGCTGGGGATTCGGGGGCGGCCCAATTTCCACGTCTCGGGGCGGACCATCACCGGGCAGACGAACAACAACGGCAACGACGGCACCATCGCGCGCTTCGGCTGGAAGGCGCAGAACAAGTCGCTGCTGCTCTTCGCCGGCGAAGCCTACAACGTCGAGATGGGCGTCACCAATGAGCTGTTCCCGACCGAGCGTGACGAAGTCGCGGGGTGCCAGAACTCGCCGGGTCCGAACAGCGTGACGGAGATGGAAGCCGCCACGCCGATCGACGCGACGAGCGCGATCGAGAAGTTCTCGGTCTTCATGCGGCTGCTGGCGCCGCCGCTGCCGTCGCCCGACACGCCTGGCGGCGCGGCGTCGATCGCTAGCGGCAAGGCGATCTTCTCGAGCGTCGGTTGCGCCCTGTGCCACACGGCGTCCATGCGGACCGGCGCGGCCCGTCTGCCGATGCTGGCCACCAAGGTCGTGCCTTTGTATTCCGATCTGCTGCTGCACGACATGGGCGTCGGCCTCGCCGACGGCGTGAGCCAGGGCGAGGCGAGCGGCCGCGAGTTCCGCACGGCGCCGCTCTGGGGCCTCGGGCAGCGGCTCTTCTTCCTGCACGACGGCCGCGCCTCCGACCTGGTGGCGGCGATCGCGGCGCACAAGAGCACCGGCTCCGAAGCGAGCGGCGTCGTCGGCAACGTCCAGCAGCTGACGCCGCGTCAGAAGCAGGACCTGCTGAACTTCCTGCGATCGCTCTGACACGAACGGGATCGGGCGGCGGGAGGCACGGACCGCCCGCCGCCGAGCCCGCCTTCGCGCACCCGCCCCCTGGTGGATTTCTGAGACAATCAGGCTGCGCCGGGGTGGCGGAACTGGCAGACGCATCGGACTTAAAACTCTAAACGATACGGCGACACGAGCGATCAGAGCCGGATTTACCGGAGGGTCCTCGCGATTCGCTCGACGGTTTCAGGGCCGTTTGTCACTCACGGTGTCACCGCCGCTATTCGTCGTCGTCCGGTTCGACGCGCTGCCCGTTGGCGAACTCGAAGTGTCCGCGATCCTCGCTGCATTCCCATCCGGCCTGTTCCTGCGCGCCCCACACGATCTTGCCGTCACCGACGCCGGTGCCCGCACCCCAACCCGGAGGCCGCGCGTTGTTGCTGAACCGCATCGTGCCCGAGCACCTCTCGACGTAGCACGGCTTCGTGTCGTTCTCGTTGGGCATCGCTCTCACCTTTCGCATTCGTCGTGACCTACCCTGTCACGACGTGCTGATACCGTCTGGACCCGCCCCGAATGGGCGTGCTCGCACGGCAACAGACTTTCGCCCTTGCTGCTGTGCTACACTCGTAGATTCGCGTATTCACGGGGCGAAAGTCCGGGAGAGTGCATTATGTCCTCGGCGTCGAAGACCATCAAATTTGAAATCTCGCTGAAGGAGCTGAAGGTCACCTTCGAAGGCGATATTCAAACGGCAGGACAAATCGGCGGTCAGGTCACTGGCGCGTTCAATTCGCTCGTCTCCGCGCAGCAGAAATTGATCGGCGGCGGGGCGACGCCGTCCGCAACGCAGCCCGCAGTGCCAGCGGCCACGCGCCGGCGCGGGCGCGGTCGCGCGGCGTCGTCAGGCGGCATCGATCCGTCGATCATCGACGGCGGGACGATCCCCGAGAACGGCAACGGTAACGGCGATGAGTCGACCGCAGGGGCGCGGCCCCGTCGGAACACCGCCGGTGGGCAACCGCTGGTCATCGGTCTCAAGGACGAAGGGTTCTTCGCCGATAAGCGCACGCTCGGCGCTATCCGCGAGCAGTTGAGCACGAAGGGCCATATCCTGAAGAACAGCGACATCAGTCCGGCGTTGGTCGCCCTGACGCGCAACGGGACGCTCAAGCGCGAGAAGCACGCCAACGGCCAGTGGATCTACTTCACCGACTAGCGTGGACGAGGCACGAGCCGCGACACTCGCTCAAGCGCTGAACATCGGCGCGGAGGCGCTCTGTGAAATCGCCAAGACCGCATCGCGAAATCAGAAATCGCTGACCGGTACCGGCGTCTACGCAGGGCGCTTCCACGATGAAGTCGTGAAGGTTACGAAGGTCTTCAATCTCGTTCGACCCGTCCTCACGCAAATCGACGCGCTTGATCTCGCCGCCTTCACCGCACATCTGGATGCCGTGCGAAACCCGGGCGTTTCGTTCGGTCATCGCGACGCCGCGCGAAAACAGATCGCGCTCATCGTCG
Proteins encoded:
- a CDS encoding VanZ family protein; amino-acid sequence: MKLWKWWVLVVFVVSGPWYGVTRTPQWSRVTWIPFHGREDKPSDVAANFALWLPFGWSFAARRRGGARLMVAGLAALGFSAVAETSQLFFVMRDPSATDVFVGMLGSAAGSLAAQAFDGSDARGPQRRVEAGERGSD
- a CDS encoding septum formation initiator family protein, which encodes MKLALACAACILLFALFGDDHGLPAVLQTRHDAQRLHREISRLRHENTALRREAQALRVDPAAIEFEARAALGLVRPGEVVVTRQRASTVR
- a CDS encoding BON domain-containing protein; the encoded protein is MLVVLVAAAAFFLGYWGNNQLLHQGKSTPSVGTAGQVDIERAREAGAAVGEKTAAAATKAGALLGDGALTAKIKSKMALDDTVRSRTIDVSTTSHVVTVSGHVGTGAERDRALQLARETAGVSQVIDHLTVDAR
- the pdxH gene encoding pyridoxamine 5'-phosphate oxidase; protein product: MQDQEPAKDPIAQYVAAAARARLAGVDTAPLALATADENGRPSVRIVLLRGADERGFVFYTNYGSRKARELTANPHASLCQHWPTLEEQIRIEGTVELAGAAESDRYFAGRPRDSQVGAWASDQSAKLSSRTALEDRLKECEARFAGRPVPRPPFWGGFRLVPDRVEFWHGRPGRLHERLLYTRTPSGWTTDYLYP
- a CDS encoding glycosyltransferase; its protein translation is MPESPIPSQPLLSVLMPVYNESRTLRTIVGRVLASPIGLPMELVCVDDGSRDGSAEILETLAATDPRIRVFRQPRNMGKGAAIIAAIGHMHGDIGLIQDADLEYDPGDYPALLAPILQGKADAVFGSRFASASQRKVLLYWHGVANKFLTGLTNILNDINLTDMETCYKAVRADILKQTPLHSQRFGIEPELTTRLAQWNIRLYEVPISYHGRTVAEGKNIGWKDAVSAVWTLLKYRFLDDRFTTHDGYYVLQSMRRARRLNRWILEQFRPFLGQRVVEAGCGIGNFTELLLDRQRLLCVDNDPLYAEMLDWRLGHLENVSILRFDLADAAAYAQLKPEAVDTVVCLNVLEHIKADEAVLRAYYDLLEPGGHAIVIVPAHASLYGPCDEALGHERRYAPIDLHSKMQAAGFEVVAMQEFSRLAAIGWWLNNRLGRRELHTRQMRLFELLLPLAKAVEAMRLGQGLTLIGVGRKRK
- a CDS encoding zf-TFIIB domain-containing protein, with protein sequence MTLDSAHPCWSCTHCGSVVCPDPASDGVRVTGGPGHVCPLCAVPLQRALLDEREPIEICERCKGTLMARRGFAVTLTARRRAATTPSVTPDPADPRQLDRRVVCPNCAAAMITDWYYGPGNIVIDTCPACDLVWLDAGELRRAADAPGGDRLP
- a CDS encoding di-heme oxidoredictase family protein, giving the protein MRSRSISMFLGLAGTSLLLLQVHAATQTAVVPQDPGPRPGAAGAGNPLPGLTAQQLAFFEAGRAEFNESEEIADGLGPRLNLDSCVGCHSQPASGGSSPPVNPQVAFATAGGVDILPPFLTSHGPVREARFVRNADGSADGGVHALFTISGRAGANGCSMTQPDFAGASANNNVVFRIPTPVFGAGLIEMIPDSAIVAGAQVTASARAALGIRGRPNFHVSGRTITGQTNNNGNDGTIARFGWKAQNKSLLLFAGEAYNVEMGVTNELFPTERDEVAGCQNSPGPNSVTEMEAATPIDATSAIEKFSVFMRLLAPPLPSPDTPGGAASIASGKAIFSSVGCALCHTASMRTGAARLPMLATKVVPLYSDLLLHDMGVGLADGVSQGEASGREFRTAPLWGLGQRLFFLHDGRASDLVAAIAAHKSTGSEASGVVGNVQQLTPRQKQDLLNFLRSL